The sequence ATTTTTAATGTAATCAGTTCCGCATTCAACTTATAGGCAATCAGGGATGCGGGAACAATACCTCCTTCGCGTATTCCGACGACAATATCGTAATTCGGGAGTTCGAATAATCTTATCCTTTCCGAGATTTCGCCGAAGCCGAGAGTTATCATCCGGTTTTCTTAATCTTGTTTTCTTCTAATCAGAATAAAATTCAACAAAGTTAAGATAAGAATTCCGGGAAGCGCCGTTGTAACGGAATTTATTAAATAACCGCTCTTTATTTGCAAGCCGATCACCCCGGTAGAAGTAAGAATATAAACGGCAAATATCGAAAGAAGATAACTAAGAGGGGCGACGGCATATTTTACGCGGTTCAAGCGTTTGAGCAGATATGCGGCGGCTACAAACAACGTCAGTTCGAGTGTGATGAGTTGAACGATCTCGAAAGCCGGATTGCCGGCGATAAGATAATTTGCGAGGGGAGCCAACAGGGAAGCGATAAGAGCAGTGTGAAATCTGAAAAATAAAACTGCAATGAAAGGCGCATAAAAAATAGGCAGCGCGTATTTCCCGAGCGGCGTACCGTTAATGTTCGGCAAAAGATGAAAAATAATCGGCAGAATAACTGCCGCGCCGAATACGGCAATTGTTTCTTTGATTTGTAATTTTTCCGCCAAGCCTGCTTTTGCTGTAAGTGTGTTCATAGTCCCCATGAGCGATTCCCCTTTTTTGAAATTGGTACAAATATACGTTATTAGATAAAATTAACAAAGATAAACCGGCGTATGCGGTAGACAAATATAATCATCAATAAAACACCACGGAGTAATCCGCTAGTTTTTTCTCTTTATAGATAAATTTTGCGCTGAAAAATTTTTCCTGAAACAGCCAGGGTATGAAAATCTTATCGCCTTCCCATAAATTTAAATTTCCGAATTCTTCATACGGAATCCATTCGAGACGACCTTCCGGCGAATTTATCAGATCCCCGTTAAACTTATTGGCGGTATAGACAAACACGTACCAATCTTTTATTCCGTCGAATAATGGGAATGTTATAAAACCTTTCAGTTTCGGGGCTGTAATAATCAATCCCGATTCTTCTTTAACTTCTCGTATGACGCAATCTTCCGGAGATTCGCCCGCTTCGAATTTACCTCCCAGTCCGTTCCATTTTCCTTCGTGCATATCGTTTTCTTTTTTGACGCGGTGTAACATTAATATTTTATTTTTGTCGATAACATAGCATAGGGTAGCCAACTGCATCTTTGAATCCCTTTCAATTATTTTTTTATCGAATCGGCCAATATCTTGGAAATATCGTCGAGTTCGTCGAGGAACCATTTTACTTTTTCGGGCTTGGCGCGTTTGCTGTCTCTTACGAGCGCCAACCACAATTTACATTCGTTGGCGTATTTAAGAGAGGCAATGGTGTGGATGTTTATTTCTTTTGTAGATGTCGCCGCGCTGGCTTCGATATAACTGCTTATAACGCTCGTGCCGCTTCCGAAGAGTTCGTCTCCTATTCGCTGGGAAACATTGTCTTTGGGCAACTGGTCGATAAATTCAATCAGTTTCAATGTAAAAAAGTAGAGGCGTTTTCTGAATTCGCCTCTCGAAGGATCTTTTGCCAATTTTTTCTCCGTTCGAATTATAAAGCGAGATATTCTTTTTTCATTAAATAATTTTGCACGTAGTCCTTTACTCCTTCTTCAACGTTCATAATTTCATTTTTGTAGCCGACGGAGCGTATCTTTTTCAGATTTGCCTGCGTAAAATATTGGTATTTGTCTCGTATATTTTCCGGCATATCAATAAATTCAATGTTAACGGGCTTGCCCAGGGCTTTGAATATCGCCGTTACAAGCTCGATCCAGGTTTCCGCTTTCCCCGTGCCTATATTATAAATTCCGTTTTTGTGGCGGTTCTCAAGAAAAAAGAGAGTCATGTCGACCGCGTCTTTGACATAAACAAAATCTCTCTTTTGTTCTCCGTCTTTATATTCGGGATGATACGATTTGAATAATTTTACCTTGCCTTCCGACATAATTTGCTGATACGCTTTATGAACGACGCTCCTCATGTCGCCTTTATGATATTCGTTCGGACCGTAGACATTGAAATATTTCAGACCTACTATTTTGTCGAGCAGTCCGTTTCTTTTGACCCAGAGATCGAACAGGTGTTTCGAGTAGCCGTACATGTTCAAAGGTCTTAATTCTTCCAGGCGGGATTCGTCGTCGTCGTAACCTTTCGATCCGTCGCCGTAAGTGGCGGCCGAGGAAGCGTAGATAAACCGGGCGTCGTTTTCGAGAGCGTATTTTGCCAATTCCTGAGAATAGTGAACGTTGTTGTCCATCAGGTAATCGGCGTCTTTTTCAGTCGTCGAAGAACAAGCGCCGAGGTGAATGATCGCTTCGGTTTCGAAAGGAACGCTGTCGCTGATTATATAATTTATGAAATCTTCTTTATGGTAGAAATCTTCGAACGAAAGACCGTTTAAATTTTTCCATTTGCTTTCGGAGCCGAGTTCGTCGACGATAATGATGTCGTTCCGTCCCGACAGATTTAATTTCCATACTACCGCGCTGCCTATAAAGCCCGCGCCTCCCGTTACAACTATCATAATCTTCCCATTTATTATTATATTTGAAATAAAATTAATTATTCTAAACAATAAATAAAATAAAAGTCGACTTCAAAACTAATAATTTTTCCGTTCATCTTAATACGGGCGTAATTTTATGAATAAATTCAATGTATTGAAAGATATATTAAATCGGCGCATAATGATACTCGACGGCGCAATGGGAACCATGATTCAGCGCCATAAATTGAGCGAAGAAGATTTCAGAGGAGATAAATTCCGTGACCATAAATCCCCGCTGAAAGGCAATAACGATATTCTGGTTATCACCCGGCCGGAAATTATAAAATCGATTCACCGGGAATACCTCGAAGCGGGAGCGGATATTATCGAAACCAACACATTTAATTCCACGTCGATTTCACAAGCCGATTACGGCGCTGAAGCCTACGTTTACGAATTGAATTATCGGGCGGCTCGGATTGCCAGAGAAGCCGCCGATGAGTTTACCGCCAAAACTCCTTCGAAACCGAGATTCGTTGCAGGCGCTTTGGGACCGACAAACAAAACGTTGTCCGTCTCTCCGGACGTAAACGATCCGGGATATCGGGCAATTACATTCGACGAAATGAAAGAGGCATACAAAGAACAGGCAAAAGGCTTGATTGAAGGAGGCGCCGATATTTTGCTTCTCGAGACCGTATTCGATACTCTTAATGCAAAAGCGGCATTGTTCGGAATAATGGAGCTATTCGATGAAATCGGGATCGAACTGCCGATAATGATTTCAGGCACGGTAATCGATATGAGCGGCAGAACATTATCCGGACAAACCACCGAAGCGTTCTGGATTTCGATTTCGCATACTAAAAATCTTTTGAGCGTCGGTTTAAACTGTTCCCTCGGACCGGCGCAAATGCGCCCGTTCATTTCGGAATTATCCGAAATAGCCGACGTATATGTGAGCATCTATCCGAATGCGGGTTTGCCCAACGAATTCGGTCAATACGACGAATCGCCGGAAGCTATGTTGAAAATTTTGGAGGAATACGCAGCGGAAGGATTTTTTAATATTGTCGGAGGATGCTGCGGAACAACGCCCGAGCATATTAAAGCGTTTGCTGAAATAGCCGATAAATATCCGCCCAGAAAAATACCGAATACGGAACCGTACCTCAGACTGAGCGGACTGGAACCGCTTGTCTTTCGACCCGACACGAATTTTGTAAATATAGGCGAAAGAACAAACGTGGCGGGCTCCAGAAAATTTGCGCGATTAATTAGGGAAGGAAAATATGAAGAAGCTCTTTCGGTAGCCAGAGAACAGGTCGAAAACGGCGCCCAGATTATCGACGTTAATATGGACGAAGCGATGATCAATTCCGAAGAAGCAATGGCTAAATTTTTGAATTTAATTTCTTCGGAGCCTGATATCGCGCGCGTGCCGGTTATGATCGATTCTTCCAAATGGAGCGTCATCGAAGCGGGACTTAAATGCCTTCAGGGAA comes from Melioribacter roseus P3M-2 and encodes:
- a CDS encoding NUDIX hydrolase — its product is MQLATLCYVIDKNKILMLHRVKKENDMHEGKWNGLGGKFEAGESPEDCVIREVKEESGLIITAPKLKGFITFPLFDGIKDWYVFVYTANKFNGDLINSPEGRLEWIPYEEFGNLNLWEGDKIFIPWLFQEKFFSAKFIYKEKKLADYSVVFY
- a CDS encoding four helix bundle protein, translating into MAKDPSRGEFRKRLYFFTLKLIEFIDQLPKDNVSQRIGDELFGSGTSVISSYIEASAATSTKEINIHTIASLKYANECKLWLALVRDSKRAKPEKVKWFLDELDDISKILADSIKK
- the rfaD gene encoding ADP-glyceromanno-heptose 6-epimerase, whose translation is MIVVTGGAGFIGSAVVWKLNLSGRNDIIIVDELGSESKWKNLNGLSFEDFYHKEDFINYIISDSVPFETEAIIHLGACSSTTEKDADYLMDNNVHYSQELAKYALENDARFIYASSAATYGDGSKGYDDDESRLEELRPLNMYGYSKHLFDLWVKRNGLLDKIVGLKYFNVYGPNEYHKGDMRSVVHKAYQQIMSEGKVKLFKSYHPEYKDGEQKRDFVYVKDAVDMTLFFLENRHKNGIYNIGTGKAETWIELVTAIFKALGKPVNIEFIDMPENIRDKYQYFTQANLKKIRSVGYKNEIMNVEEGVKDYVQNYLMKKEYLAL